From one Branchiostoma floridae strain S238N-H82 chromosome 3, Bfl_VNyyK, whole genome shotgun sequence genomic stretch:
- the LOC118410913 gene encoding uncharacterized protein LOC118410913 — MQSGRRVISGGSPTVNTRGETTTEQSVRLTLQPFLKPCPVVEICSNTNPSRVENPVYIIQTCGYGRHTFPPKTGCNLSLSAGKYDPLFIKFLNLNISEGDTLKIYSQVQHSLNASTIPGPIRVQNYYSVYYKSAKAMDRPTWGWRALVYAEVATEAEMKRCMNSTPTVPCVPQRPSSWA, encoded by the exons ATGCAATCTGGACGCAGGGTCATCAGTGGTGGCTCTCCTACAGTCAACACAAGAGGTGAAACAACAACAG AACAAAGCGTACGTCTGACCCTGCAGCCTTTTCTGAAACCCTGCCCTGTGGTGGAGATCTGTTCCAACACTAACCCCTCCAGAGTAGAAAATCCAGTctacatcatacaaacatgtggCTATGGACGACACACTTTCCCACCGAAAACAGGATGTAATCTTAGTCTTTCAGCAG GAAAGTATGATCCCCTGTTCATCAAGTTCCTCAACCTGAATATTTCTGAAGGTGACACCTTGAAAATCTACAGCCAAGTGCAGCATTCCCTCAACGCATCTACCATACCAG GACCCATCAGGGTGCAGAATTACTACAGTGTCTATTACAAGTCAGCAAAGGCCATGGATCGTCCCACTTGGGGCTGGCGAGCCCTGGTGTATGCAGAGGTGGCCACAGAGGCTGAAATGAAACGATGCATGAACAGCACACCAACAGTACCCTGTGTTCCCCAGCGTCCCTCTTCATGGGCATGA
- the LOC118410832 gene encoding uncharacterized protein LOC118410832 — MAECNQEMLNFGDINILTLDANLNYVALVVKHGVELHISIKSVEAELMFLNTTIPADIASTSTYQHKGTVSEILPSPKLEEQEQPSEATPPLMPCPILELCSELPNMVIKPPYIIQTLGYGKQLHPPMKICNVAQQGVNAEYNSLFIKFLSLNLSAGDVLLLNAGKGHRLTSKSNKLETIELAGLSFSIIFYPAKKRDRRLTGFQMLVYADNTSQTHVEYCISRALSTTTISPKQ; from the exons ATGGCTGAATGTAATCAGgaaatgttgaattttggtGACATAAATATTTTAACACTTGACGCCAATCTTAATTACGTGGCTCTTGTGGTAAAACATGGTGTTGAACTTCATATCTCCATCAAGTCAGTTGAAGCAGAGCTCATGTTCCTGAACACCACAATACCAGCGGACATAGCAAGTACCAGTACGTACCAACACAAAGGGACAGTCTCGGAAATTCTGCCGTCTCCAAAACTGGAGGAACAAG AACAGCCAAGTGAAGCCACGCCTCCTCTGATGCCATGTCCTATACTTGAGCTGTGCTCTGAACTCCCAAATATGGTCATCAAGCCTCCTTACATCATCCAAACTCTTGGCTATGGAAAACAGCTACATCCACCAATGAAGATTTGTAATGTGGCACAACAGGGTGTGAATG CAGAATACAACTCTCTGTTCATCAAGTTTCTCAGCCTCAACCTTTCTGCAGGTGACGTCTTATTGCTCAATGCTGGAAAAGGTCATCGCTTAACCTCGAAATCAAACAAACTCG AAACAATTGAGTTGGCCGGATTGTCCTTCAGTATCATCTTCTACCCTGCAAAAAAGAGGGACCGACGATTGACAGGATTTCAGATGCTGGTGTATGCAGACAACACTTCGCAGACCCATGTGGAATATTGTATCAGCAGGGccctgtcaacaacaacaatctccCCAAAACAATAA